One Camelina sativa cultivar DH55 chromosome 3, Cs, whole genome shotgun sequence genomic window carries:
- the LOC104777495 gene encoding acetyl-CoA carboxylase 1-like, with the protein MEMRALVSSYSTGNGGSDPISLTNGSPWITTVGGGASTMDREFPLTVKLGSSMRAFKGVSTTTVLSRTKQQFPLVCLARNNANSTDPTSFWENDISEVQRTVLPAESINGDKSAVEPGRNDVTVSEVDEFCKALGGKRPIHSILVATNGMASVKFIRSIRTWAYQTFGSEKAISLVAMATPEDMRINAEHIRIADQFVEVPGGTNNNNYANVQLIVEMAEATRVDAVWPGWGHASENPELPDALKAKGIIFLGPPATSMVALGDKIGSSLIAQAADVPTLPWSGSHVKIPPGSSLVTIPEEIYKKACVYTTEEAIASCQVVGYPAMIKASWGGGGKGIRKVHNDDEVRALFKQVQGEVPGSPIFIMKVASESRHLEVQLLCDQYENVSALHSRDCSVQRRHQKIIEEGPITVAPQETVKKLEQAARRLAKSVNYVGAATVEYLYSMDTGEYYFLELNPRLQVEHPVTEWIAEINLPAAQVAVGMGIPLWQIPEIRRFYGIKHGGGYDSWSQTSVSAFPFDFDEADSIRPKGHCVAVRVTSEDPDDGFKPTSGKIQELSFKSKPNVWAYFSVKSGGGIHEFSDSQFGHVFAFGESRAMAIANMVLGLKEIQIRGEIRTNVDYTIDLLHASDYRENKIHTGWLDSRIAMRVRSERPPWYLSVVGGALHKASTTSAAVVSDYVGYLEKGQIPPKHISLVHSQVSLNIEGTKYTIDVVRGGSGSYRLRMNNSEVVSEIHTLRDGGLLMQLDGKSHVIYAEEEAAGTRLLIDGRTCLLQNDHDPSKLMAETPCKLLRYLVSDDSNIDADTPYAEVEVMKMCMPLLSPASGVIHFKMSEGQAMQPGELIATLDLDDPSSVRKAEPFHGSFPKLGFPTAVSGKVHQRCAATLHAARMILAGYGHKVDEVVQDLLNCLDSPELSFLQWQECFAVLETRLPKDLRNMLESKYKEFEIVSKNPLTRDFPAKILKDILEAHLLSCDEKERGSLERLIEPLMSLVKSYEGGRESHARVIVHSLFEEYLSVEELFKEHMLADVIESMRQLNKKDLSKIVDIVLSHQGIKSKNKLVLQLMEQLVFPNPTAYRDKLLRFSTLNHTNYSELALKASQLLEQTKLSELRSNIARSLSELEMFTEDGENMDTPKRKSTISERMEDLASASLAVEDALVGLFDHSNHTLQRRVVETYIRRLYQPYVVKESVRMQWHRSGLIASWEFLEEHMDIKNIGLDETSEEVFLEKRRKKKWGAMVIIKSLQFLPSIISAALREINHNDYETAGAPFSGNMMHIAIVGINNQMSLLQDSRDEDQAQERVNKLAKILNDEEVSLSLCSAGVDAISCIIQRDEGRPPMRHSFHWSMDKQYYVEEPLLRHLEPPLSIYLELDKLKGYSNLQYTPSRDRQWHMYTVTDKPVPIKRMFLRSLVREATMNDGFMSQQGQDYQLSHTLLSMAFTSKCILRSLMNAMEELELNAHNAVSAMKPDHAHMFLCILSEQQIDDLVPYPRRIEVNAEDEETTVEMILEEATREIHRSVGVKMHRLGVCEWEVRLWLGSSGLANGAWRVVVANVTCRTCTINIYREVQATGSNSLIYHSISKKGPLHGTPINGQYKPLNHLDRKRLSARRSNTTYCYDFPLSFETALEMLWASQHPGVRKPCKNTLINVKELVFSNPEGSSDTSLIPVERPAGLNDFGMVAWSLEISTPEFPMGRKLLVVANDVTFKAGSFGPREDAFFLAVTELACSQKLPLIYLAANSGARLGVAEEVKACFKVGWSDEVCPENGFQYIYLSSEDHSRIGSSVIAHEMKLPSGETRWVIDTIVGKEDGIGVENLTGSGAIAGAYSRAYNETFTLTFVSGRSVGIGAYLARLGMRCIQRVDQPIILTGFSTLNKLLGREVYSSHMQLGGPKIMGTNGVVHRTVSDDLEGVEAILNWLSYIPAYIGGPLPVLAPLDPPERTVEYIPENSCDPRAAIAGINDSTGKWLGGIFDKNSFFETLEGWARTVVTGRAKLGGIPVGVVAVETQTVMQIIPADPGQLESHERVVPQAGQVWFPDSAAKTSQALMDFNREQLPLFILANWRGFSGGQRDLFEGILQAGSTVVENLRTYGQPVFVYIPMMGELRGGAWVVVDSQINSDYVEMYADETARGNVLEPEGMIEIKLRTKELLECMGRLDQKLINLKANIQDAKQNEAYANIKLLQQQIKTREKQLLPVYIQIATKFAELHDTSMRMAAKGVIKSVVEWSGSRSFFYKKLYRRIAESSLVKNIRKASGDNLSYKSAMGLIQEWFCKSEIAKGKDKAWTDDQLFFTWKDNVSNYEHKLCELRAQKLLNQLAEIGNSLDLQALPQGLANLLNKVEHSRREKLVDAIRKVLG; encoded by the exons ATGGAGATGAGAGCTTTGGTTTCTTCGTATTCTACCGGTAATGGAGGTTCTGATCCGATCAGCCTCACGAATGGTTCTCCATGGATCACAACAGTTGGTGGTGGTGCAAGTACCATGGACAGAGAGTTTCCATTGACTGTGAAGCTGGGAAGTAGTATGAGAGCCTTCAAAGGAGTAAGCACAACAACAGTTTTGTCTCGGACCAAACAACAGTTTCCTCTGGTATGCTTAGCAAGAAACAATGCGAACAGCACTGATCCGACCTCGTTCTGGGAGAATg ATATATCTGAAGTTCAAAGGACAGTTTTACCGGCTGAATCTATTAACGGGGATAAAAGTGCTGTAGAACCAGGTAGAAATGATGTGACGGTGTCTGAAGTGGATGAGTTCTGTAAAGCTCTTGGAGGGAAAAGGCCAATCCATAGTATTTTGGTTGCTACCAATGGAATGGCATCTGTGAAGTTCATACGCAGTATCAGAACATGGGCTTACCAAACATTTGGCTCGGAAAAAGCCATATCGTTGGTGGCCATGGCAACTCCTGAGGACATGCGGATCAATGCTGAGCATATCAGAATCGCTGATCAGTTTGTTGAGGTTCCAGGAGGAACTAACAATAACAATTATGCTAATGTTCAGCTTATTGTAGAG ATGGCCGAGGCAACGCGTGTGGATGCAGTTTGGCCTGGTTGGGGTCATGCATCTGAAAACCCTGAATTACCTGATGCCTTGAAGGCAAAAGGAATCATATTTCTTGGCCCTCCTGCTACATCAATGGTGGCATTAGGAGATAAGATTGGTTCGTCGTTGATTGCACAAGCTGCTGATGTACCCACTCTGCCATGGAGTGGTTCCCAT GTTAAAATACCTCCAGGGAGCAGCTTGGTAACGATCCCAGAGGAAATCTACAAGAAAGCTTGTGTCTACACAACTGAAGAAGCAATTGCTAGTTGTCAAGTTGTTGGTTACCCGGCAATGATCAAAGCGTCGTGGGGTGGTGGCGGTAAAGGCATTAGGAAG gTTCATAATGATGATGAGGTTAGGGCACTATTCAAACAAGTTCAAGGTGAGGTCCCTGGCTCGCCGATATTTATAATGAAGGTTGCTTCAGAG AGTCGGCATTTAGAGGTCCAGCTGCTGTGTGACCAATATGAAAACGTTTCAGCTTTGCATAGTCGTGATTGCAGCGTCCAGAGAAGACACCAAAAG ATCATAGAGGAAGGTCCAATCACCGTGGCTCCCCAAGAAACAGTCAAGAAACTTGAGCAAGCAGCTAGAAGGTTGGCTAAGAGTGTTAACTATGTTGGAGCTGCTACTGTTGAGTATCTCTATAGTATGGACACTGGGGAGTACTACTTCTTAGAGCTTAACCCTCGTTTACAG GTTGAGCATCCAGTAACTGAGTGGATTGCTGAGATAAATCTTCCTGCTGCACAAGTTGCTGTCGGGATGGGAATTCCTCTTTGGCAAATCCCTG aGATAAGACGGTTCTATGGTATAAAACATGGTGGAGGCTATGATTCTTGGAGTCAAACATCTGTTTCAGCCTtcccttttgattttgatgaagctGACTCTATAAGGCCAAAAGGTCATTGTGTTGCTGTACGCGTGACAAGCGAGGATCCTGATGACGGGTTCAAGCCCACCAGCGGTAAAATACAG GAATTGAGTTTTAAGAGCAAGCCAAATGTGTGGGCGTACTTTTCTGTCAAG tcTGGTGGAGGCATCCACGAGTTCTCAGATTCCCAGTTTG GACATGTTTTTGCATTTGGGGAATCCAGAGCCATGGCAATAGCAAATATGGTTCTTGGGCTGAAAGAAATTCAAATTCGTGGAGAAATTAGGACTAACGTTGACTACACGATCGACCTTCTACAT GCTTCTGATTACCGGGAGAACAAAATACACACTGGTTGGTTGGACAGTAGGATTGCTATGCGGGTTAGATCAGAGAGGCCTCCGTGGTATCTCTCTGTTGTCGGCGGAGCTCTCCAC AAAGCATCAACGACCAGTGCTGCTGTGGTTTCAGATTACGTTGGTTATCTAGAAAAGGGGCAAATTCCCCCAAAG CACATATCTCTTGTGCACTCTCAAGTGTCACTGAATATTGAAGGGACTAAATATACG ATTGATGTGGTTAGGGGTGGATCAGGATCCTACAGGCTAAGAATGAATAACTCAGAAGTTGTATCAGAAATACACACTCTACGTGATGGAGGTCTGTTGATGCAG TTGGATGGTAAAAGCCATGTGATATATGCAGAGGAAGAAGCTGCAGGAACTCGTCTTCTCATTGACGGAAGAACTTGTTTACTACAG AATGATCACGATCCTTCGAAGTTGATGGCTGAAACACCGTGTAAGTTGCTGAGGTATTTGGTTTCAGACGACAGCAATATTGACGCTGATACGCCTTATGCCGAAGTTGAGGTCATGAAGATGTGCATGCCACTTCTTTCACCTGCTTCAGGAGTTATCCATTTCAAAATGTCTGAAGGACAAGCCATGCAG CCTGGTGAACTTATAGCCACACTTGATCTTGATGATCCTTCTTCTGTAAGAAAGGCTGAACCCTTCCATGGAAGTTTcccaaaattagggtttccaaCTGCAGTTTCTGGCAAAGTTCATCAGAGATGTGCTGCAACTTTACATGCTGCTCGCATGATTCTTGCTGGATATGGCCATAAAGTAGATGAG GTTGTTCAAGACTTACTTAATTGCCTTGACAGCCCTGAACTGTCGTTTCTTCAGTGGCAAGAGTGCTTTGCTGTTCTAGAAACACGACTACCTAAAGATCTCAGGAACATG CTGGAATCAAAGTACAAGGAATTTGAGATTGTCTCCAAAAACCCCCTGACCAGAGATTTCCCTGCGAAAATCTTAAAAGACATTCTTGAG GCTCATTTATTATCTTgtgatgagaaagagagaggttCCCTTGAACGGCTCATTGAACCATTGATGAGCCTGGTGAAGTCTTATGAAGGTGGTAGAGAAAGTCATGCCCGTGTGATTGTTCATTCCCTCTTTGAAGAATATCTATCAGTTGAAGAATTATTCAAGGAACACATGCTG gCTGATGTTATAGAAAGCATGCGTCAACTAAACAAGAAAGATCTATCAAAGATTGTCGATATCGTACTTTCACACCAG ggaataaaaagcaaaaacaaacttGTTCTTCAACTCATGGAGCAGCTTGTTTTCCCTAATCCTACAGCATACAGAGATAAACTTCTCCGATTCTCAACACTTAACCATACTAATTACTCTGAG TTGGCACTCAAGGCGAGTCAATTGCTTGAACAGACAAAACTAAGTGAACTTCGTTCAAACATTGCTAGAAGCCTGTCAGAGTTAGAAATGTTTACTGAGGATGGAGAAAATATGGATACCCCCAAGAGAAAAAGTACCATTAGTGAAAGGATGGAGGATCTTGCGAGCGCATCTTTAGCGGTTGAAGATGCTCTCGTGGGACTATTTGACCACAGCAATCACACACTCCAAAGACGGGTTGTTGAGACTTATATTCGCAGATTATACCAG CCCTATGTCGTTAAAGAAAGCGTGAGGATGCAGTGGCACCGTTCTGGTCTTATTGCTTCCTGGGAGTTCCTAGAGGAGCATATGGATATAAAAAACATTGGCTTAGACGAGACATCTGAAGAAGTGTTTCTTGAGAAACGTCGTAAGAAAAAATGGGGGGCTATGGTTATAATCAAATCGCTGCAGTTTCTGCCAAGTATAATAAGTGCAGCATTGAGAGAAATAAACCACAACGACTATGAAACTGCCGGAGCTCCTTTCTCTGGCAATATGATGCACATTGCTATTGTGGGCATTAACAATCAGATGAGTCTGCTTCAGGACAG TAGGGACGAGGACCAAGCTCAGGAAAGAGTAAACAAGTTGGCCAAAATTCTTAATGACGAGGAAGTGAGTTTGAGCCTCTGTTCTGCTGGTGTTGATGCAATCAGCTGTATAATTCAGCGAGATGAAGGACGACCACCCATGAGACATTCTTTCCATTGGTCAATGGATAAACAGTATTATGTAGAAGAACCGTTGCTGCGACATCTTGAACCTCCTCTATCCATATACCTTGAGTTG GATAAGCTAAAAGGGTACTCAAATTTACAGTATACACCTTCAAGAGACCGTCAGTGGCATATGTATACTGTTACAGACAAGCCAGTGCCAATCAAAAGGATGTTCCTTAGGTCTCTGGTTCGAGAAGCTACAATGAACGATGGGTTTATGTCACAGCAAGGGCAGGACTACCAACTTAGCCACACACTGCTCTCCATGGCGTTTACGTCGAAATGCATTCTGAGGTCTTTAATGAATGCCATGGAGGAACTGGAACTGAATGCACATAATGCTGTCAGTGCCATGAAACCAGACCACGCACATATGTTCTTATGCATACTAAGTGAGCAGCAGATAGATGATCTTGTGCCTTACCCCAG GAGAATTGAAGTAAATgcggaagatgaagaaacaacaGTTGAGATGATCTTAGAAGAAGCAACACGAGAGATACATAGGTCTGTTGGAGTAAAAATGCACAGGTTGGGTGTTTGCGAGTGGGAAGTGCGACTGTGGCTGGGGTCCTCGGGACTAGCAAATGGCGCTTGGAGGGTCGTGGTTGCAAATGTGACATGCCGTACATGCACTATCAAT ATATACCGAGAAGTGCAAGCTACTGGGAGTAACAGTTTAATCTACCACTCAATAAGTAAGAAGGGACCTTTGCATGGAACCCCAATCAACGGTCAATATAAACCACTGAATCATCTGGACAGGAAACGTCTATCCGCAAGGAGGAGTAACACTACGTATTGCTATGACTTCCCCTTG tCATTTGAGACAGCATTGGAGATGTTGTGGGCATCACAACACCCGGGAGTCAGGAAACCATGCAAGAATACTCTCATCAACGTCAAAGAGCTTGTATTCTCCAATCCAGAAGGTTCTTCGGATACATCTCTTATTCCGGTTGAAAGACCAGCGGGTCTTAACGACTTTGGAATGGTGGCCTGGAGCTTAGAGATTTCTACTCCTGAATTTCCTATGGGACGGAAACTTCTCGTAGTAGCCAATGATGTCACATTCAAAGCTGGTTCTTTTGGCCCTAGAGAGGACGCATTTTTCCTTGCTGTGACTGAACTGGCTTGTTCCCAGAAGCTTCCATTGATTTACTTGGCAGCAAATTCTGGCGCCCGACTCGGTGTAGCTGAAGAAGTTAAAGCCTGCTTCAAAGTTGGGTGGTCGGATGAAGTTTGCCCCGAGAATGGTTTTCAGTATATATACCTGAGCTCTGAAGACCATTCAAGGATTGGATCATCTGTCATTGCGCATGAAATGAAGCTCCCTAGTGGCGAAACAAGGTGGGTGATTGATACGATTGTTGGTAAAGAAGATGGTATCGGAGTTGAAAATTTAACAGGCAGTGGGGCAATAGCAGGTGCGTACTCAAGGGCGTACAACGAAACTTTTACGCTAACCTTTGTTAGTGGAAGATCGGTCGGAATCGGTGCTTACCTTGCCCGCCTGGGTATGAGGTGCATACAGAGAGTAGACCAGCCGATCATCTTGACCGGCTTTTCTACGCTCAACAAGTTGCTTGGGCGTGAGGTCTATAGCTCTCACATGCAACTTGGTGGCCCTAAAATCATGGGGACAAATGGTGTTGTTCATCGTACAGTCTCAGATGATCTTGAAGGTGTAGAAGCTATTCTCAACTGGCTTAGCTACATTCCTGCTTACATTGGTGGCCCTCTTCCTGTTCTTGCTCCTTTAGATCCACCGGAAAGAACTGTTGAGTATATCCCAGAAAATTCTTGTGATCCACGAGCTGCTATAGCTGGGATCAACGACAGTACTGGTAAATGGCTTGGTGGTATCTTTGATAAAAATAGCTTTTTTGAGACTCTTGAAGGCTGGGCAAGGACAGTAGTGACTGGGAGAGCAAAGCTGGGGGGTATACCCGTGGGAGTGGTTGCTGTCGAGACACAAACTGTAATGCAGATCATCCCGGCAGATCCAGGGCAGCTAGAGTCTCATGAGAGAGTGGTTCCACAAGCAGGGCAAGTCTGGTTTCCTGATTCAGCAGCCAAGACATCTCAAGCGCTCATGGATTTCAACCGGGAACAGCTTCCATTGTTTATCCTAGCAAACTGGAGAGGTTTTTCAGGTGGGCAGAGAGATCTTTTTGAAGGAATACTTCAAGCGGGTTCAACTGTAGTAGAAAATCTGAGAACATATGGACAGCCAGTGTTTGTGTACATCCCAATGATGGGAGAACTGCGAGGTGGAGCGTGGGTGGTTGTTGATAGCCAGATAAATTCAGATTATGTTGAAATGTATGCTGATGAAACCGCTCGTGGAAATGTGCTTGAGCCTGAAGGAATGATAGAGATCAAATTAAGAACGAAAGAGCTGTTAGAGTGCATGGGAAGGTTGGACCAGAAGCTAATCAATCTGAAAGCAAATATCCAAGATGCCAAGCAAAACGAGGCTTATGCGAACATCAAGCTTCTCCAGCAACAGATTAAAACCCGAGAGAAGCAGCTTTTACCTGTTTATATCCAAATCGCCACCAAATTTGCAGAACTTCATGACACTTCCATGAGAATGGCTGCAAAGGGAGTGATCAAAAGTGTTGTGGAATGGAGCGGCTCGCGAAGCTTCTTCTATAAAAAGCTATATCGGAGAATCGCAGAGAGCTCTCTTGTGAAGAACATAAGAAAAGCGTCTGGAGACAACTTATCATATAAATCTGCAATGGGTTTGATTCAGGAATGGTTCTGCAAATCCGAGATTGCAAAGGGGAAAGACAAAGCTTGGACGGACGACCAACTGTTCTTTACATGGAAGGACAATGTTAGTAACTACGAGCATAAGCTGTGTGAGTTGAGAGCACAGAAACTGCTGAATCAACTTGCAGAGATTGGGAATTCGTTGGATTTGCAGGCTCTACCTCAAGGACTTGCTAATCTTCTAAACAAG GTGGAGCATTCAAGAAGGGAAAAACTGGTGGATGCGATACGAAAGGTGTTGGGTTGA